From one Dermacentor andersoni chromosome 1, qqDerAnde1_hic_scaffold, whole genome shotgun sequence genomic stretch:
- the LOC126543939 gene encoding uncharacterized protein isoform X2, translating to MENTPEHNAPGCAHLLENDPAVLQKVIANVQREVARKEDTLRQLNIVKAHRKKNKEEPINDLIDQWRSAAQQAILDFQQHMAEPRPGLKDILVNFQIEPSVIGYSEDDDCFV from the exons ATGGAGAACACACCGGAACATAATGCGCCCGGATGCGCGCATCTGTTG gaAAACGACCCAGCTGTGCTTCAGAAGGTCATTGCAAACGTACAGCGAGAGGTCGCCCGAAAAGAAGACACCTTGCGGCAGCTGAACATAGTAAAAGCACACAGAAAAAAG AACAAGGAGGAGCCCATCAATGATTTGATTGACCAGTGGCGCTCAGCAGCACAGCAAGCAATTTTGGACTTTCAACAGCACATGGCTGAACCAAGGCCAGGCCTGAAAGATATCCTTGTGAACTTTCAAATTGAACCCTCTGTTATTGGCTACAGCGAAGATGATGATTGCTTTGTATAA
- the LOC126543939 gene encoding uncharacterized protein isoform X1 translates to MENTPEHNAPGCAHLLVHRSVLKGIIVSSCSRTENDPAVLQKVIANVQREVARKEDTLRQLNIVKAHRKKNKEEPINDLIDQWRSAAQQAILDFQQHMAEPRPGLKDILVNFQIEPSVIGYSEDDDCFV, encoded by the exons ATGGAGAACACACCGGAACATAATGCGCCCGGATGCGCGCATCTGTTGGTACATCGCTCTGTTCTGAAGGGCATAATCGTTTCATCTTGTAGCCGTACT gaAAACGACCCAGCTGTGCTTCAGAAGGTCATTGCAAACGTACAGCGAGAGGTCGCCCGAAAAGAAGACACCTTGCGGCAGCTGAACATAGTAAAAGCACACAGAAAAAAG AACAAGGAGGAGCCCATCAATGATTTGATTGACCAGTGGCGCTCAGCAGCACAGCAAGCAATTTTGGACTTTCAACAGCACATGGCTGAACCAAGGCCAGGCCTGAAAGATATCCTTGTGAACTTTCAAATTGAACCCTCTGTTATTGGCTACAGCGAAGATGATGATTGCTTTGTATAA
- the LOC126543939 gene encoding uncharacterized protein isoform X3 codes for MRASENDPAVLQKVIANVQREVARKEDTLRQLNIVKAHRKKNKEEPINDLIDQWRSAAQQAILDFQQHMAEPRPGLKDILVNFQIEPSVIGYSEDDDCFV; via the exons ATGCGCGCATCT gaAAACGACCCAGCTGTGCTTCAGAAGGTCATTGCAAACGTACAGCGAGAGGTCGCCCGAAAAGAAGACACCTTGCGGCAGCTGAACATAGTAAAAGCACACAGAAAAAAG AACAAGGAGGAGCCCATCAATGATTTGATTGACCAGTGGCGCTCAGCAGCACAGCAAGCAATTTTGGACTTTCAACAGCACATGGCTGAACCAAGGCCAGGCCTGAAAGATATCCTTGTGAACTTTCAAATTGAACCCTCTGTTATTGGCTACAGCGAAGATGATGATTGCTTTGTATAA